In a single window of the Lynx canadensis isolate LIC74 chromosome E2, mLynCan4.pri.v2, whole genome shotgun sequence genome:
- the TBC1D17 gene encoding TBC1 domain family member 17, which translates to MEGAGYKVVFEKGGVYLHTSAKKHQDPDSLIAGVIRVVEKDSDVLLQWVPVEEAGDSTQILFAKKDVSGGDACTSEEEPTFDPGYEPDWAVISTVRPQPRHSEPTRGAEPSSPRGSWAFSVSLGELKSIRRSKPGLSWAYLVLVTQAGGSLPALHFHRGGTRALLRVLSRYLLLASSPQDSRLYLVFPHDSSALSSSFHHLQLFDQDSSNVVSRFLQDPYSTTFGGFSRVTNFFRGALQPHPEGASPDLPPPPDDEPEPGFEVISCVELGPRPAVERAPPVTEEEWAHHVGPEGRLQQVPMLKARIFSGGLSPGLRREAWKFLLGYLSWEGSAEEHKAHVRKKTDEYFRMKLQWKSVSPEQERRNSLLHGYRSLIERDVSRTDRTNKFYEGPENPGLGLLNDILLTYCMYHFDLGYVQGMSDLLSPILYVIQNEVDAFWCFCGFMELVHGNFEESQETMKRQLGQLLLLLRVLDPSLCDFLDSQDSGSLCFCFRWLLIWFKREFPFPDVLRLWEVLWTGLPGPNLHLLVACAILDMERDTLMLSGFGSNEILKHINELTMKLSVEDVLTRAEALYRQLTACPELPHNVQEVLGLVPPTEPHSPSPPASPLPLSPTRAPPAPPPPEDTAPQPDSSLEILPEEEEEEEGEEEESVKS; encoded by the exons ATGGAGGGAGCCGGCTACAAG GTGGTGTTTGAGAAGGGTGGCGTGTACCTGCACACCAGTGCCAAGAAGCACCAAGACCCGGACTCCCTCATCGCTGGCGTCATCCGCGTTGTGGAGAAG GACAGTGACGTCCTCCTGCAGTGGGTTCCTGTAGAGGAGGCTGGAGATTCCACCCAGATTCTCTTCGCCAAGAAG GATGTGAGTGGGGGTGACGCCTGCACCTCTGAGGAGGAACCGACCTTTGACCCCGGCTACGAACCCGACTGGGCTGTCATCAGCACTGTGCGGCCACAGCCCCGCCACTCAGAGCCCACTAGAG GTGCGGAGCCCAGCTCTCCCCGGGGCTCCTGGGCCTTCTCGGTGAGTCTGGGGGAGCTCAAGTCCATCCGCCGGTCTAAGCCAGGTCTCAGCTGGGCCTACCTGGTCCTGGTGACCCAGGCCGGAGGCTCCCTGCCCGCACTGCACTTTCACCGCGGGGGTACACGCGCCCTCCTCCGTGTCCTCAGCCGCTACCTGCTGTTGGCCAG ctccccgcAGGACTCCCGCCTCTACCTTGTCTTCCCCCACGACTCCTCAGCCCTCTCCAGCTCCTTCCACCACCTCCAGCTCTTTGACCAGGACAGCTCCAACGTGGTGTCC CGCTTCCTCCAGGACCCCTACTCCACCACCTTCGGCGGCTTCTCCCGTGTGACCAACTTCTTCCGGGGAGCCCTGCAGCCACACCCAGAGGGGGCCTCCCCCGACCTTCCTCCACCGCCCGATGACGAGCCCGAGCCTGGGTTCGAGGTCATCTCCTGT GTGGAGCTGGGCCCGCGGCCAGCCGTGGAGCGGGCACCTCCGGTCACAGAGGAGGAGTGGGCCCACCACGTGGGCCCCGAGGGCCGCCTTCAGCAAGTCCCCATGCTGAAGGCCCGGATCTTCTCGGGG GGTCTGAGCCCTGGCCTGAGACGCGAAGCTTGGAAGTTCCTCCTGGGGTACCTCAGCTGGGAGGGCTCAGCTGAGGAGCACAAGGCCCACGTGCGCAAGAAAAC GGATGAGTATTTCCGAATGAAGCTGCAGTGGAAATCTGTGAGCCCCGAGCAGGAGCGGAGGAACTCATTGCTGCACGGTTACCGCAGCCTCATCG AGAGAGACGTGAGCCGTACCGACAGGACCAACAAGTTCTATGAGGGTCCTGAGAACCCAGGGCTGGGCCTGCTGAACGACATCCTCCTCACCTACTGCATGTACCACTTCGACCTCG GCTATGTCCAGGGCATGAGTGACCTCCTCTCCCCGATCCTCTACGTCATCCAGAACGAGGTGGATGCCTTCTGGTGTTTCTGTGGCTTCATGGAGCTCGTG CACGGGAACTTCGAGGAGAGTCAGGAGACCATGAAGCGGCAGCTCGGGCAGCTCCTGCTGCTCCTGAGGGTGCTGGACCCGTCGCTCTGCGATTTCCTGG ACTCCCAggactctggctctctctgcttctgcttccGGTGGCTGCTTATCTGGTTCAAGAGAGAATTCCCCTTCCCGGACGTCCTTCGGCTGTGGGAG GTGCTGTGGACGGGGCTCCCTGGCCCCAATCTGCACCTGTTGGTGGCCTGTGCCATTCTGGACATGGAACGGGACACCCTCATGCTTTCTGGCTTTGGCTCCAATGAGATCCTCAAG caCATCAATGAGCTGACCATGAAGCTGAGCGTGGAGGACGTGCTGACGCGGGCCGAGGCCCTCTACCGGCAGCTGACCGCCTGCCCG GAGCTGCCCCACAACGTGCAGGAGGTCTTGGGTCTGGTGCCACCCACAGAGCCCCACAGCCCCtcgccccctgcctccccactgccTCTGTCGCCCACCCGGGCCCCACCGGCCCCACCGCCCCCCGAGGACACAGCCCCGCAGCCGGACAGCAGCCTGGAGATCCtgccggaggaggaggaggaagaggagggggaggaagaggaaagcgTGAAGTCTTAA
- the IL4I1 gene encoding L-amino-acid oxidase — translation MGTERAPQSQLCTRYLLVLIAIFFSLVASLDWKTSHSQDPFEKCMHDPDYEVLLKVVTLGLNRTSKPQRVIVVGAGVAGLVAAKVLSDAGHKVTILEADNRIGGRILTYRDRKTGWIGELGAMRMPSSHRILHELCKSLGLNLTKFTQYDENTWVEVNNLKLRNYVVEKMPEKLGYKLCPREKGHSPEEIYQMALNQALKDLKKLGCRKAMKKFERHTLLEYLLGEGNLSQPAVRLLGDVMAKDGFFYLSFAEALRAHSCLSDRLRYSRIVGGWDLLPRALLSSLSGPVLLHAPVVAITQGAHDVRVHVASSRGARSLKAMTADVVLLTASGPALQRIAFSPPLTRRGQEALRALHYVPATKVFLSFRRPFWHDEHIEGGHSSTARPSRVIFYPPPGEGALLLASYTWSDAATAFAGLSQEEAMRVALDDVAALHGTIVYRLWDGSGTIKRWAEDPHSQGGFVVQPPTLWQDGGDDGQDYDWSVPYGRIYFAGEHTAYPHGWVETAVKSALRAAVLINSREGHSREGHTLVNEEGLVRQVPSRPRCEFQKAGATHAPAPHGMTAQHTERPEH, via the exons ATGGGCACTGAGAGGGCCCCCCAGAGCCAGCTGTGCA cccggTACTTGCTTGTCCTGATCGCCATCTTCTTCAGCCTGGTGGCCTCCCTGGACTGGAAGACTTCCCATAGCCAGGATCCCTTTGAGAAATGTATGCATGATCCTGACTATGAGGTGCTGCTCAAGGTTGTGACCTTGGGCCTCAATCGAACCTCAAAGCCCCAGAGGGTGATTGTGGTTGGTGCCGGTGTGGCTGGGCTGGTAGCTGCCAAGGTGCTCAGTGATGCCGGACACAAG GTCACCATCCTGGAGGCAGACAACAGGATCGGAGGCCGCATCCTCACCTACCGGGACCGGAAGACAGGCTGGATTGGGGAGCTGGGAGCCATGCGCATGCCCAGCTCGCACAG GATCCTCCACGAGCTCTGCAAGAGTCTGGGACTCAACCTGACCAAATTCACTCAGTATGATGAGAACACGTGGGTAGAGGTCAACAACCTGAAGCTGCGCAACTATGTGGTGGAGAAGATGCCAGAGAAGCTGGGCTACAAGCTGTGCCCCAGGGAGAAGGGCCACTCGCCCGAAGAAATCTATCAGATGGCTCTCAACCAG GCCCTCAAAGATCTCAAGAAACTGGGCTGCAGAAAGGCAATGAAGAAGTTTGAAAGGCACACGCTCCTG GAATACCTCCTCGGGGAGGGGAACTTGAGCCAGCCGGCCGTTCGGCTCCTGGGAGACGTGATGGCCAAGGACGGCTTCTTCTATCTCAGCTTCGCGGAGGCCCTAAGGGCCCACAGCTGCCTCAGCGACCGGCTCCG GTACAGCCGCATCGTGGGCGGCTGGGACCTGCTGCCGCGCGCGCTGCTGAGCTCGCTGTCGGGGCCAGTGTTGCTGCACGCGCCTGTCGTGGCGATAACGCAGGGGGCGCACGATGTGCGCGTGCACGTCGCGAGCTCGCGCGGGGCCCGGAGTCTGAAGGCCATGACCGCCGATGTGGTGCTGCTCACCGCGAGCGGGCCGGCGCTACAGCGCATTGCCTTCTCGCCGCCGCTGACGCGCAGGGGGCAGGAGGCGCTGCGCGCGCTGCACTACGTGCCGGCCACCAAGGTGTTCCTGAGCTTCCGCCGGCCCTTTTGGCACGACGAGCACATCGAGGGCGGCCACTCGAGCACCGCCCGCCCGTCGCGCGTGATATTCTACCCGCCGCCGGGAGAGGGCGCGCTGCTTCTGGCTTCGTACACGTGGTCGGACGCGGCCACCGCCTTCGCCGGCCTGAGCCAGGAGGAGGCGATGCGCGTGGCGCTCGACGACGTGGCGGCGCTGCACGGGACGATCGTGTACCGGCTCTGGGACGGCAGCGGCACAATCAAACGCTGGGCCGAGGACCCACACAGCCAGGGCGGCTTCGTGGTGCAGCCGCCGACGCTCTGGCAAGACGGCGGGGACGACGGGCAGGACTACGACTGGTCAGTCCCCTACGGCCGCATCTACTTCGCCGGTGAGCACACGGCCTACCCGCACGGCTGGGTGGAGACTGCTGTCAAGTCGGCGCTGCGCGCGGCCGTGTTAATCAACAGCCGCGAAGGGCACAGCCGCGAGGGGCACACGCTGGTCAACGAGGAGGGGCTCGTGCGCCAGGTGCCCAGCCGTCCCCGGTGCGAGTTCCAAAAGGCTGGTGCCACCCACGCTCCGGCCCCACATGGGATGACCGCTCAGCACACCGAGAGACCCgagcattaa